A DNA window from Deltaproteobacteria bacterium contains the following coding sequences:
- a CDS encoding NTP transferase domain-containing protein, producing the protein MHTANHLWALVLAAGEGKRVQSLSRDSQGLAVPKQFCSWGTGRSMLRWAVDRAMAWVPPERTVVVTAFEHRRWWKPELQEFPEENIIVQPKNRGTAIGILLPLLHILQRDPRATVLVFPSDHFVEEEEVLEEAMGKALQEMRWITDSFILFGMSPNSADSEYGWIIPSENSEGPLQSVNLFVEKPNQDLASALLKKGGLWNSFMFAAKGNSLLRLYLRNFSELVILLLKEFKNLPLLYEDFPTLDFSRDILEHNISDLRVFPVPYCGWSDLGTPERLNAYLYRSQENRYVSSAEIQI; encoded by the coding sequence ATGCACACAGCAAATCATTTATGGGCCCTTGTATTGGCGGCGGGAGAAGGTAAACGAGTACAGTCTTTAAGCCGCGATTCCCAAGGACTTGCTGTTCCCAAACAATTCTGCAGCTGGGGGACAGGTCGGAGCATGCTCCGTTGGGCCGTGGACCGGGCGATGGCCTGGGTTCCTCCCGAAAGAACTGTGGTCGTCACCGCCTTTGAACATCGACGTTGGTGGAAGCCCGAGCTGCAAGAATTTCCGGAGGAGAACATTATCGTACAACCTAAAAACCGGGGGACGGCCATTGGAATCTTGTTGCCGCTCCTGCACATTCTTCAGAGGGATCCGCGGGCGACTGTTCTTGTTTTTCCTTCAGATCACTTCGTGGAGGAAGAAGAGGTCCTGGAAGAAGCCATGGGCAAGGCCTTGCAAGAGATGCGATGGATAACAGATTCTTTTATCTTGTTCGGAATGAGTCCCAACAGTGCGGATTCAGAGTATGGTTGGATTATCCCTTCGGAAAATTCAGAAGGCCCTCTGCAAAGTGTAAACTTATTTGTAGAAAAACCAAACCAAGATCTTGCCTCAGCCCTTTTAAAAAAAGGGGGATTGTGGAATAGTTTTATGTTTGCGGCCAAAGGGAATAGCTTGCTGCGCCTCTATCTGCGGAACTTTTCAGAGTTGGTTATTTTATTATTAAAAGAATTTAAAAATCTCCCCCTGCTCTATGAAGATTTCCCCACCCTCGATTTTTCACGAGACATTCTGGAACACAACATTTCAGATTTGAGGGTGTTCCCGGTTCCTTACTGTGGATGGAGCGACTTGGGCACCCCTGAACGATTGAACGCTTATCTGTATCGGAGCCAAGAAAATCGCTATGTTTCAAGTGCCGAGATACAAATTTAA
- a CDS encoding DUF3536 domain-containing protein, protein MKRFICIHGHFYQPPRENPWSGEIEVEASAKPYPNWNERITTECYAPNTVARILDEEGHVLKTVNNFEKMSFNFGPTLFCWMQKKAPKVYQAILQADQESQKMFSGHGNAIAQAYNHLIMPLANARDKYTQVFWGIRDFEFRFCRRPEGMWLPETAVDLESLEMLAELGIQFTILAPHQARKSEGGEMDSKTPYLLKFPSGKSISLFFYEASISKAVAFENLLSNGDHFAQRLISAFSEDSEKAELLHLATDGESYGHHHRFGEMALAYAMDWIEARQVAQITNYAEYLEKFPPTDTVEIVENTSWSCSHGIERWRADCGCNSGGGSADWNQGWRAPLREALDYLRDACVPLYEKEASHFLRDPWAARNDFIDLILDPSEPQWLKFLYRHARGGISETEKKTVLKLLELQRYAMLMYSSCGWFFDDLSGLESVQILQYAGKVLQLARKLFEKDLEESFLTLLGKAESNLPEEGNGRQIYERYVRPLATG, encoded by the coding sequence CTAATACAGTCGCTCGAATTCTAGATGAAGAAGGGCATGTTTTAAAGACCGTAAACAACTTTGAGAAGATGAGTTTTAATTTTGGTCCTACCCTTTTTTGCTGGATGCAAAAAAAAGCCCCTAAAGTTTATCAGGCAATTTTACAGGCCGATCAAGAGAGCCAAAAAATGTTTTCCGGGCATGGAAACGCCATAGCTCAGGCTTATAATCATTTGATTATGCCTCTCGCAAATGCGCGAGATAAATACACCCAGGTGTTTTGGGGGATCAGGGATTTCGAGTTTCGCTTTTGTCGCAGGCCCGAAGGAATGTGGTTGCCGGAAACTGCAGTCGATTTGGAAAGTCTGGAAATGCTTGCAGAGTTGGGGATTCAATTTACGATTCTTGCTCCGCATCAGGCGCGAAAATCCGAAGGGGGAGAAATGGATTCAAAAACTCCTTATCTGCTCAAGTTTCCCTCAGGAAAAAGCATCTCTTTATTTTTCTACGAGGCCTCCATTTCCAAGGCCGTGGCCTTTGAAAATCTGCTTTCGAATGGAGATCATTTTGCACAGCGTTTGATTTCGGCATTCTCCGAAGACTCCGAAAAAGCGGAGTTACTGCATCTGGCGACGGATGGAGAGTCTTATGGCCATCATCATCGCTTTGGAGAAATGGCCCTGGCTTATGCGATGGACTGGATTGAAGCCCGGCAAGTGGCCCAGATCACCAATTATGCGGAGTATCTGGAAAAATTTCCTCCCACGGATACAGTAGAAATTGTTGAAAATACTTCCTGGAGTTGCAGTCATGGCATCGAGCGCTGGCGTGCAGACTGTGGCTGTAACAGCGGCGGGGGATCTGCGGATTGGAATCAGGGCTGGCGTGCCCCTCTGCGAGAGGCACTCGACTACTTGAGAGATGCCTGCGTTCCTCTCTACGAAAAAGAAGCCAGTCATTTTTTGCGAGACCCCTGGGCCGCACGGAATGATTTTATTGATTTGATTCTGGATCCCTCTGAGCCCCAGTGGCTCAAGTTTTTATATCGCCATGCCAGGGGAGGCATTAGTGAAACCGAGAAAAAAACGGTGTTAAAACTGTTGGAGCTTCAACGCTATGCCATGCTGATGTACAGCAGCTGTGGCTGGTTTTTTGATGATCTGTCGGGCTTGGAAAGCGTTCAGATCCTCCAGTATGCCGGAAAAGTTTTGCAGCTTGCTCGGAAACTTTTTGAGAAAGATCTCGAGGAATCTTTCCTGACTCTGCTGGGCAAGGCAGAGAGTAACCTTCCCGAAGAAGGCAATGGCCGGCAGATCTATGAGAGATATGTGAGGCCTCTTGCTACAGGATAA